The genomic stretch GGTATGCAGTTGTACATCCACAAAATGGAGTATTAAATGTAGTTTGAGAGGACTTCTCAACTTTGTGGCGTTTAAATAACATACAAGATCGTACCATATAGCCAGACTGTGTAAGGGGATTTCGCGTTAATCTCTTCATTGACAGTCCCTTACCATCCAGATGGCTGCAGGATTAGTATGTGCCTGCATGCATATGTATTAAGTCCCATTCCCTATCTGTAACATACTGCTAAATCCAAAGGGTGCAGAGTTTGAATTTTTCTAAGGAAATGTCTTAGAATATGAGACAAGTAAACTTTCATAATCATGAGACTTCAAGAGGGCAGTAATgtagcagcatttttttaaaaaaatcagtaaagaatatttttgacCATCAGGATattttttgcttgtattttgtaGGACCTGGATGTGAAGGCAGGTGGGGGTTGTGTTATGACCATCGGGGAGATGCTTCGTTCCTTCCTCACTAAGCTTGAATGGTTTTCCACGTTGTTTCCAAGGATTCCTGTGCCAGTTCAGAAAACCATTGACCAGCAAATTAAAAGCAGACctagaaaaatcaagaaagatGGCAAGGAGGGAATGGAAGAAATAGACCGGCATGCAGAACGTAGACGTTCAAGGTCATatgtgctttattttgaaaatgaatgttaaaAGTTCTATATTGAACTGCTTATTACCAGAAACGTGTCGTCTTTTCACTGAGATAGGTTTTAAGGCGACAGGCAAAACAGTTTATGGATGCTAATGGATTAAAATAATCAGATGATATTTGGTATTTAAGTTTAAATATAGACTGTGTACGTAAAGTATAAATTGGAAAGTAAAGAGGGTCCCTTAACTTTAAAAGGTTGTGTTTCATATtgaatatcttttattttaaaaggtctcCAAGACGATCCATCAGTCCCAGGAGGTCTCCCAGAAGGTCCAGAAGCAGAAGTCATCATCGGGAAGGCCATGGATCATCTAGTTTTGATAGAGAActagaaagagagagagaacgGCAGAGATTAGAACGTGAAGctaaggagagagaaaaagaaaggcgGAGATCTCGAAGTACTGATCGCACACTAGAACGGAGGCGAAGCAGAAGCAGGGACAGATACAGAAGCCGTAGTCGAAGTCGTGACAGGAAAGGAGATAGAAGAGACAGGGATAGGGAgcgagagaaagaaaatgaacgGAGccggaaaaaagagagagattatGATAAGGAAAGAGGtagtgagagggagaaagatCGATCTAGAGAAAgatcaaaagaaaggaaaagtaaggGTGATACAGAAGAGAGAAGACACAAGGATGACAAGGATGACAAGAAGCACAGGGATGACAAGAGGGATtccaaaaaagagagaaaacatagTCGAAGTCGAAGCCGGGAAAGAAAGCATAGGAGTAGGAGCCGAAGTAAGAATACAGGGAAGCgcagcagaagcaggagcaAAGAGAAATCGagtaaacataaaaatgaaagtaaggAGAAGTCAAATAAACGAAgtagaagcagaagcagaggaagaacagaTAGTGTTGAGAAGTCCAGAAAACGAGACCAGAGTCCCGGCAAAGAAAAATCTAGAAAGCGTAGCAGAAGCAAAGAACGTTCCCACAAACATGATCACAGTGATAGCAAGGACCATTCAGACAAACATGATCGTCGAAGGAGCCAAAGTATGGAACGAGAGAGCCaagaaaagcaacataaaaacaAAGATGAGACTGTGTGAACTCTTTCAGAAGTGGATCACATTGAATCCTATAAATGTTTGATTAAATCctgcttattttttcttaaagttgaGATTGTGCAGTAGTTGATGAGCACTCTTCTCCAACCTCCCTCTAGGCTGCAGATTGTCATTTCCTATTTTGGGTAGGGAAGTGCCTTTGTAAACCCATTCAATGCATTGACGGTTTCAAACCATTTGTTTAGTTTAATTCGTAATGCAGAGCTtgttcttgcatttttattgttcagatgtttctgaaatgtaCAGTCTGTACATATGTCCTGATAATGTTTTAATTCCTTTGGCATGGTTGCCATGTTGGTTAAATTTGTATGAGGCAATAAACTGCCACTAATTCTactttcattttgcagatgtgGAATTATGGTTTGTATCCTGAAGTTAGCATGGCTGTGCTTTACATAATAGTACGCCTTTTAGGGATGGATCTTCAATGTGTATTATAGCCGAGATATTTATGTGCATACAATGTACACTGAGGGCTGCAGATTTAGAACTAACATTTATGTCCACTGTACCTGctgttttttcaaaagcttttaaaatgtattatgttGTTGATCACCACTGGTGTTAAATTGAGAGTGGACTTTCAAGGAGATAGTGGTTTTGATGCAAAGATTTAGATTATGTTGGGGCTCGTTTAGTAATTCTTTAGAAAGGCTACCTCAAGCGGACACTGTAAGGTTGATGGATGAGTACTGTAGCCATCTATGCATtctgtttgtttgaaaaaaatccacataagcttccttttttttttttttttaaacacagtttatCCATTTGTGgtcttttaatgattttaatcAGCAGCTGCACTCTGTTGTTGATGGTAATCTTGGGCTAATAAAGGCATTTAAGATGGGAAGAGGGaggtaggaagaagaaaattattacaaaGGGTTTCAGTTTCAAGcttccaaagcatttttataaGTGTAAAcgtttaaaataagaattaccTGATAGTGTCCTTTTTTAAGTCATATTTTCTACAAATAGTAAGGATTGCAGTTTGTGCGGAACATGTCAtctggcagatttttttttaaacaggttgttagaagcaaaaaccaaaatgcattatagaaaaaaatcatatcattAAAGTCCGAGTCTATTTGATAGATTATTCTGATGACTTGTATACTGAGTGAAGAGAACCATCTGGAATAAACTCTCAATTAATTCCTTTGTATTGGGTGTCAGCTTTTCCCTGCATGTTCATTGCCAGTTGAGTGTTCGGGTTCCTCCACGTTTCATTTTCAGACTAAGCGATGCTTTGCATGAATAAGGGATTTTATGTCATAAGTATCTTATAAGGAAGATGTAGCTAACAAAGCAGTGCAGCAGCCTGAAAATAGGAAGAACGTTAAGTGTGACTCATGACTGTGAAGTGACCTGGAGGTAGAAATAAATTGATGTTTGTgccttttttgcttctgtgtggTGCAGGTCATCTAGGTATGATACTTAaatattaggatttttttttttaaacctccaGGAGGAAAACGGTGCTTGAATTTCTAACAATACACTAAATTCCCTAATAttcaaagaagcagaaataacaaactcaattttttcttcctcccttctcttatttattgttttctgaaTTGTTAGTCTTTCCCTTGTCACCGTGATCCTTAGTATTAGAAATCTTTTAATACTGAAGTCGTTCAGGTATTGTCTGCTTATATTTTTGTTACCTGATTTTAAATCTGAGCTTGAAACAAAGCTTAGGCTTGAAGTTCTTTCCGTTGCAGTGTAAAACTAAGATACTGAGCTCTCATCTAATACGGGAGGAGAAAAACTGCATTTGCCATTTAAGAAATACCCTAGCTAGCAGACTATTAGAACTGCCTTTGCAGTCTGCCAGGAGATTGCATGGATTCTGTCAAAACAATGAGGACAACTTTAATTTACCTTATTTGCCACTAGAAGGGTTCTTTTGGTCTCATTAGTTTTTAAACCTTCAGCCTATGAGTTTCTGAAATAAGTACATTCTTGGGCAGAGAGGCTGTAAGGCCAGTGTTGTGTCAGGGAAAATGGATTACTGATTCCCAGTTGTTCCTTcagtgctgctcctctgctgccatTGTTGGGAAAGAGAGTAAAAGAATGGTTTATTGGCAGGCAAAATCCAGATATTTGAGAAACAATCTTTGACCTTAAAGCGGAGAGAGCTGCCTGATCACAGTTAAGATAGTGAACATTTTGATACAGTTTGTGGAAACACCGGCTTGTGCCAGTATCTCTTACAAGTGCAGTAATTTGAggcctttgcttttatttttcaataaatagTCCTTTTTAACTTTTGGATTTCATTTGATCCGTGTTATGTATTTGAGCTAGCAGTGTTAATGGATAGCACAATATTCACAACTGACCAAAAGCCAAGAACACTATTTAAGCCAAGACATGCGTCTTAAGTCATCGTTGGGATTTACAATCTTGCAGCTCTTGGGTTTGGATCCAGGGACtctttaattcctttttgtctttctgatgacattttatttcatatgacCTTCCTTGAAACCAGAAGGAACGGATCCACAGAACTTACAAAGCAGCTCTGATCAGAAACTGGAAGATAGTGGAGTCTCCAGTGCTGACTGGTTGATGCAGTTGCCAGCAGTAGAGCTGCAATGGGCTCTTGGCTCGGGGTCATTAGAAGAAAATTTCTGCCAATTTTAATTGGAAGTATTGTGAGAGTTTTCCCAGGAGGTATGGTTGCAGAACTTCTGTCCGACAAGAGCCTGTGCAGTTACTCTTCAGTTCTCAGGGTAAAAGCGCAACAAACCAAGTTTTCCACAGTATGCCACATGTCTGTAGTTCCTAGCTGGGACAGTCATTCCTCTTGAAGCCTCATCTGTGTTTCAAATTTCCTGTGGCTCCAAAGATGAGTACTTATCTGGACTAATAATGCTAATTTGAGAAACAGACctctgttttggttttacttctttcttttgaagatACTGCTCAATTAGTTGAACAATGTTTCAGATCTTAAGTTGCGGCAAACTGGTATTCTTTCATTTTGAGGCAGAGTCAAGGCTTTGGTCCCAGAGATTCCCACCTACCTAACTGCCACATACCTATGCAGGTAATTAGTGTCGGTACAAAAGGACTTGTATGTAGCTGACTTCTAAACATAACAGGAGTTGTATTTTGATTGTCTATCTGTATTGAGAAAGGTAACTTGAACAGCAGGGCAATTTATCCGATCACATTGGGGGGTACTTAGTACACCATACATACCCATAGTTTTTTATACTTTCATTTATATGTCGATGAAGAAACATGAATGAGCTCATACTCTTAGTATTTACAGCTGAAGCACTGTACCGACTCAAAGACAGTATGCAAACAGCCAGGATCTCTTCAGGGGGAACCTGAAAGAATTAGGTGACTTCTACTGGCACTGGTAGATGTTTGAGCCCTGTCTGCACTGCTCTGAAGTGCACAGAACTTTACATACAGAAGATGTCCACCATCTATTAAGCAGGGTAAGCCAGCATTTAAATGCCACTCTTGAGGTTTTGCAATGTAGTTGtcatatctcttttttttctttttccttttttattcttttttcctttttttcttcccccaactttcttctccccttctcccccccatTTTtaatcttccccccccccccccttccccaacaATAGTTGGATGTGGCAGAACACTTCTGAAATCTCAGCAATTTTGGGTCAAATCTGAAACCAACTGGAGGATACATTTTTGCCAGCTTCTTTACTGGACTGAAAACAGCCTATCTAAGTTTTGAGCTATTACTTCAGTGTCAAATACAATTACAAATACTTTGTATTTGGAAGAAtatgtacaattttttttgcaagagtTCATCTTTGTGTAATTGCAACTAAtacatctttaaaattattcatttaattgaatttttttattaagtgaGCATTAATGAAGGCATCTATCATGAAATAACCCAGGTGGTTTTAATCACCTAATTTGTTAGTATAGGTGATTTCACAGATACTGTTCTGAAAGCATTCATTTTACTTAGCATACCAAGATGCTGCCTACCTCTGGGTCTTCAACAGGAATTTTCTTGATTctcaagtttttcttcttctaagaGGTTTTTGGGGCTGggttgctggggggggggggctgtgttATTTTGGGGcttatttagggttttttggttgcttgctttttttgcttcatgAAGACCAGAGCTTCATACTAGTAATTATCAGAGAAACTAGATCTATGAAAACACTATGTCTAATTGTCCTTTCCTGTGATCTTAAGTCAGCATGATccataaaaaaagcatttgcctCAGTCTGGAGAGAACCTGAAACTAATCCTGACTAAAGTTTTTTAATCATCTCAGTGAGTGCCAGTGATGTTTCACATATAAGCAGTGTTAATTACTATAACAATGTCTAATGCCTGAGTAACAACGCCTGCAACATATACACAGCCACAGTAGGAGGTGTGGATCTGGCTCGGTTTGGTTGTgttgcttttcctccctgttttgGTAAATTGTCTAGATCTTCtaaccactttttttttgagctgaatcaatgtgttttttcttggaatctTGACgattcttcagcttttttttttttttaacagatatgCAAATAATATGTTCTGTTACAATTAGTTCTCATTTTCAATCATGAAAATGAGAGGAGCTCATGAAAATAGTACTACAGCAGTCATTGTTAAGATTGTAGTGTGTACTTTTGAGATGCCAATGTTTGTATGCCagggagaatgaagaaaaaatacaccaaCAGTTTATAATTGCTTATAATACATTAGAGTTACTGTTAGAGCATGGAAATATCAGAATTCTTtatatgaaaagcagaaagctgtggCTTGAATTTGATTCCAAAAGAAACCAATTGCTTCAGACCTCTGAAAATCCAGTTAATAGCCACCTGGTTAAACACTTAGGCTTTGGTGACAGTGTTTGACAATGatgactgcaaagaaaaaacatttaagtaaAACCCTCAAAGAAGAAAGTTGTGAACAAtacttatttttacttttgttttaattaaatgagaaataaaaccaacttTTTATTAAGTAATGCAGGGCAGTTTTAATGTTTCCTAAAGAAAGACTTGTTTGACAGTGAATAAATGCTGATCATGTTCTAAGAAGCAACATGTAATTCTTGGGCCATCTACAAATGTATTGAAGAGCGAGATTCCCATGAGATCATTTTGTGCAAGTGATCAGGAGCAGTGACTGAGACACCCAGTCAACCGTGTTCTGTGAAGAAAGGAAACTTTCAGAATGCATGATGTCTATTTTTACAAGCTGAAAATAGTGTTAAAAACCCTGTTGCCTTTGGTAACCTTTATACATGAACTTCTGAAGACTGTTTTTGTAAGATATCTTTGAGtaattgttttactttttatgtGTATGTAGAACCCTTGAAGTTGAACTTTGCTTTCTATGTTGGCTGAAAAAGGAACCACTGTGGAGTATGGGAAAAGGTTCtgtcttttatgaaaaaatggaaattaaaatattagtaATAACTGTCAATTCTTCATTAGccacaaagcaaaaccagtcaGTTGATGTGAAGAGGACATTATGTTTACCCTCATGAGTCACCTCTCAAAATTGTAAAGGAAGaaacttcttttgaaatttaaattgaaatgaaatagcCTTAGAATACTTGATTAAGCTTCAAGCTACTTTTAATTGAGTGCACctaaactgctgcttttttctttttaaggagtAATTTCACTCTTCTAATCTGTATTTCAACCTTTACTATTTCATTGACACATTAGGTCTAGAACACACCTGCTGATTAATAACTGTCTTGCAAGAGCTTTTAAAGCAGATTGCTTTACAGGGAAAATTACAGGTCAAGATTATGGAGATCTCTGTCAGTgttcatctgcattttaaaaactatcTCATCAGCTGGAGCTCAAATTTGATGTCCTGGATTAGATCTCGGATATGGCTAGGTGTTCAGCTTTCTTCGTCCCGGTCCTCAAGCAGCTGTGACTGTTGCAGTTAAGCACAGATGTCGTCTTTCCAGTTTCAGGGAAGGAAAGACTGAGAACATTTAGGGAGAATGGAGTTATCAAGAACCTTAACATCCAGGATAGCTGTAGAACAGCAGCAATGATCAAccttgggggagaaaaaagtcaGCAGTGACTTCTGGCCATCCTTTTGAGACAAGGGCAGTAAATAGTCCAGAACACCAGTACTTTTGTTGGAGAATGAGCATTTTAGCTAGCAGAGGAGAGAAAGTAAACGAGTTCTGAAGAGTATCTTGATCTGTTTGGATTTTGAGGGCTTTTCTGGGGAACTATAGGATAGTATTAGAAAAGGCTTAATGAAGTGAAAGAGGGGTTTATTGTAAATGGAGGGGAGGACATGAAGTTTCTGAGATAAAAATTATGGATTTTAACAAACCAGTTCTATTTAGGATATACAGGATTGGTGAAGCTTATCCCTCCAATCCCAAAGATTTATGCAGCAGGAAAAGTTTGATTAATACATTCTAATCTGAATTACGACTCTTATAACTTACCTCCTTATCTGAACCAGAATTTCCATCTAGGTATGTTGTTCTGCATTGCTCTTTCCTCTATAAATCACTATAACAGGATTCAGAAATTAAGACAATTTAGTTATGAGAAGCAACtgtcttcagaaatgtttgtttcagtGGCTGCTTTTGAAGTTTTCTAGCAGTTTACATAggcaaataaagcaaaagactACCCTGTTGAAACCCCAgaaaaaataaggt from Pelecanus crispus isolate bPelCri1 chromosome 5, bPelCri1.pri, whole genome shotgun sequence encodes the following:
- the PRPF38B gene encoding pre-mRNA-splicing factor 38B, whose amino-acid sequence is MANNSPAVGAGNCQGQQAAQHQPGAVPPAQQQLQSGAPKPAASGKQGNVLPLWGNEKTMNLNPMILTNILSSPYFKVQLYELKTYHEVVDEIYFKVTHVEPWEKGSRKTAGQTGMCGGVRGVGTGGIVSTAFCLLYKLFTLKLTRKQVMGLITHTDSPYIRALGFMYIRYTQPPTDLWDWFESFLDDEEDLDVKAGGGCVMTIGEMLRSFLTKLEWFSTLFPRIPVPVQKTIDQQIKSRPRKIKKDGKEGMEEIDRHAERRRSRSPRRSISPRRSPRRSRSRSHHREGHGSSSFDRELERERERQRLEREAKEREKERRRSRSTDRTLERRRSRSRDRYRSRSRSRDRKGDRRDRDREREKENERSRKKERDYDKERGSEREKDRSRERSKERKSKGDTEERRHKDDKDDKKHRDDKRDSKKERKHSRSRSRERKHRSRSRSKNTGKRSRSRSKEKSSKHKNESKEKSNKRSRSRSRGRTDSVEKSRKRDQSPGKEKSRKRSRSKERSHKHDHSDSKDHSDKHDRRRSQSMERESQEKQHKNKDETV